The proteins below are encoded in one region of Cyclopterus lumpus isolate fCycLum1 chromosome 8, fCycLum1.pri, whole genome shotgun sequence:
- the glis2b gene encoding zinc finger protein GLIS2b, translated as MLSLDEPLDLKLPRRANGWDRGARSPPISPLHPKRARQLRMADDGTAVIEPASPSSPHTGVQVVPHDWADTPTPPAVDLSMSPSSRHTTSSPEMTNGNYMASGNSHISQAFQFFMPIGAGAGLHLPTSMFIGQTSDKRASPDLSADEQLACHWKKCHLLFDSLQDLVDHVNDFHVKPEKDSGYCCHWEGCARKGRGFNARYKMLIHIRTHTNEKPHRCPTCNKSFSRLENLKIHNRSHTGEKPYICPYEGCNKRYSNSSDRFKHTRTHYVDKPYYCKMVGCLKRYTDPSSLRKHIKAHGHFVTQEQGSSGGVGSLLRGTQGGLLAREGGKDSEPSYMSAAHIIIPGAAAAFLGGHALQGLGGGLPLSRLSPRPLDLSTLGCTGSPPILSFNGSTLGLAKSTLLSPGFHSSALGLSMMPMLGISSECRSHGQQAKRGRGEELENEVTGGVLNLSTGSHDPLSWVVIPPGTVVLKPAVVN; from the exons ATGCTGTCCCTGGACGAGCCCCTGGACCTGAAGCTCCCTCGACGGGCGAATGGGTGGGACAGAGGGGCGCGctccccccccatctccccgCTGCACCCCAAGCGAGCTCGCCAGCTCCGAATGGCGGATGACGGCACCGCAGTCATAGAGCCCGCCTCGCCATCATCTCCGCACACAG gtGTGCAGGTGGTACCACATGATTGGGCagacacccccaccccccctgcgGTGGACCTGAGCATGTCTCCCTCCTCCCGCCACACCACCAGCTCTCCAGAAATGACCAACGGCAACTACATGGCCTCAGGA AATTCTCACATCTCACAGGCCTTTCAGTTTTTCATGCCAATCGGAGCCGGGGCGGGACTTCACCTGCCAACCTCAATGTTCATTGGCCAGACTAGTGACAAGAGAGCCTCTCCTGACCTCTCAGCGGACGAACAACTGGCCTGCCACTGGAAGAAG tgCCATCTGCTCTTCGACTCCCTGCAAGACCTGGTGGACCATGTCAACGACTTCCATGTAAAGCCTGAGAAGGATTCTGGGTACTGCTGCCACTGGGAGGGCTGTGCTCGCAAAGGGAGGGGTTTCAATGCTCG GTACAAGATGCTCATCCACATCCGCACTCACACTAACGAGAAACCCCATCGCTGTCCCACCTGCAACAAGAGCTTCTCACGCCTGGAGAACCTCAAGATACACAACCGGTCACACACAG GGGAAAAGCCCTACATTTGTCCTTATGAGGGTTGCAACAAGCGCTACTCCAACTCCAGCGACCGCTTCaagcacactcgcacacactaTGTGGACAAGCCGTACTACTGCAAGATGGTGGGCTGCCTGAAGCGCTACACAGACCCGAGCTCTCTCCGCAAGCACATCAAGGCCCACGGCCACTTTGTGACTCAGGAGCAGGGCTCCTCAGGTGGGGTGGGCTCGCTGCTGAGGGGGACTCAAGGTGGATTGCTTGCTCGCGAAGGGGGTAAGGATTCAGAGCCGTCCTATATGAGTGCAGCCCACATTATCATCCCAGGGGCAGCGGCTGCTTTCCTTGGAGGCCATGCTCTGCAGGGTCTGGGTGGTGGTCTTCCACTGTCCCGCCTCAGTCCTCGGCCCCTGGATCTCAGCACGCTCGGTTGCACCGGTTCACCACCCATCCTGTCCTTCAACGGCTCCACGCTGGGCCTGGCCAAATCCACTCTGCTCTCCCCAGGCTTCCACTCCTCGGCCCTGGGCCTGTCGATGATGCCCATGCTGGGGATTTCGTCCGAGTGCAGGTCCCACGGCCAACAGGCCAAGAGGGGCCGGGGGGAGGAGTTAGAGAACGAGGTGACTGGGGGGGTCTTGAACCTCTCCACGGGATCCCATGATCCCCTGTCCTGGGTGGTCATCCCCCCAGGCACCGTGGTGCTCAAGCCAGCTGTGGTca